The DNA window GGCGGCTCGGCGACCTGATCGAGCGGGGCGTCTGCAAGCTCGACGACGTCGAGATCACCGTGCTGGACGAGGCCGACCAGATGGCCGACATGGGCTTCCTGCCCGAGGTCACCCAGCTGCTGGCGAAGACGCCGGCGGACGCCCAGCGGCTGCTCTTCTCGGCCACTCTGGACAACGACGTCGACAGCCTGGTCAAGCGGTTCATGACCGACCCGGTCACCCACTCGACCGCGCCGGCGACCGCGGCCGTGTCCACCATGGACCACCACCTGCTGCTGATCCCGCCGCACGACAAGTTCGCCGTGACGGCGTCCATCGCGGCCCGCGAGGGCCGCACCATGCTCTTCGCGCGTACCCAGCTCGGCGTCGACCGGCTGGTCGAGCAGCTCACCGCCGTCGGCGTGCGGGCCGGCGGCCTGCACGGCGGCAAGACCCAGCGGATGCGCACCCGCACCCTGGCCGAGTTCCGCGAGGGACGGATGAACGTGCTGGTCGCCACCGACGTGGCGGCCCGCGGCATCCACGTCGACGGCGTGACGCTGGTGCTGCACGTGGACCCGCCCAAGGACCCGAAGGACTACCTGCACCGGGCGGGTCGCACCGCGCGGGCCGGTGAGTCCGGCGCGGTGGCGACGCTGGTGCTGCCGAAGCAGCGCCGGACCACGCTCGCCATGCTGGAGAAGGCGGGCGTCGAGCCGGCCGAAGCCCGGGTCCGCGCCGGTGATGCGGCGCTGGCCGAGCTGACGGGCGCCCGCGAGCCCAGCGGCGTGCCGGTCCGCGAGGAGCCGGAACCCCGCCGGGGCGGCCCGCGCCGCTTCGGCGACCGGGACGGGCGCGGCGAGCGGCGCTTCGGTGACCGGCCGACCGGCCGTGGCTTCGACCGGGGCGAGCGCCGCCACGACGACCGCCCGGCCGGCGGCCGCGGCTACGACCGGCCCTCCGGCGAGCGGCGCTTCGACCGCGACGACCGGGGCTTCGGCGAGCGGCGCCAGGCCGACCGGGGCGGATTCGACCGGGACGCGCGCGGCGACCGGCGCTTCGGCGACCGCGACGAGCGCGGCTCCGGCCGGCCCTCGGGCGACCGCCACTTCGCCGAGCGGGCCGGGCGCGACCAGCACCGGCCGACCGGCGCCGGTCGCGGCTACGACCGGGACGCGCGCGGCGACCGGCGGCACGACGACCGACCCACCGGCGGGCGCACCTACGGCGACCGACCCAGCGGCGGCTACGGCGACCGGGACGGCGCGCGCCGCTACGGCGACCGGCCGACCGGCGGCTACGGCGACCGACCCACCGGCGGTGGTTACGGCGACCGGGACGGCGCTCGGACCAACGGCGACCGGCCCACCGGCGCGCGCGGCCACGGCGACCACGGCCGCCGCTACGAGGACCGCCCGCAGGGCGAGCGGCGCTTCGGCGAGCGGGGCGAGTTCCGCCCGGCCGAGCGCCGGGGCGGCTTCCGGCCGG is part of the Micromonospora halotolerans genome and encodes:
- a CDS encoding DEAD/DEAH box helicase, translated to MTTFAATGTSPSADPTVDTPDFAALGLPRPLVEALARQGITTPFEIQRATVPDALAGRDVLGRGQTGSGKTLAFGLPVIARLAERNRARPLHPRALVLVPTRELAMQVNDALVPLGKAVGIFLKTAVGGVPYDRQIDALRRGVEIVVATPGRLGDLIERGVCKLDDVEITVLDEADQMADMGFLPEVTQLLAKTPADAQRLLFSATLDNDVDSLVKRFMTDPVTHSTAPATAAVSTMDHHLLLIPPHDKFAVTASIAAREGRTMLFARTQLGVDRLVEQLTAVGVRAGGLHGGKTQRMRTRTLAEFREGRMNVLVATDVAARGIHVDGVTLVLHVDPPKDPKDYLHRAGRTARAGESGAVATLVLPKQRRTTLAMLEKAGVEPAEARVRAGDAALAELTGAREPSGVPVREEPEPRRGGPRRFGDRDGRGERRFGDRPTGRGFDRGERRHDDRPAGGRGYDRPSGERRFDRDDRGFGERRQADRGGFDRDARGDRRFGDRDERGSGRPSGDRHFAERAGRDQHRPTGAGRGYDRDARGDRRHDDRPTGGRTYGDRPSGGYGDRDGARRYGDRPTGGYGDRPTGGGYGDRDGARTNGDRPTGARGHGDHGRRYEDRPQGERRFGERGEFRPAERRGGFRPEARGREDRPRDDRRGFGGRAPARTH